The segment CTGATTGAAGATGCAAAGGAGGTCCTCTTTATGTCAGAGCAGGAGGCATACGGCCATAAGGATCGGGACAGCCGTATGCTGTTACAGGACATGAGGCAATCCGGCGGAGAAGATGTAGATCCCGCCGCCTGGCTGAAGGAGACGGATATCGTGTCTCACGATTTCCCCTACGCCGCCAGCTTGATTGCCGAGAGCTTCAGGGAATGGCAAGGACAGGGAGTCCCCTCCTTCGCGAAGGCCTGGAGCTGGTGTGTGCTGAATTATGAAGGTGATTGGATTGAGCCCGGCTCTGAATTCCGGCAGGGGCGCTGGAGAGCAGAGTGGGAAGAAGCGGCGGGAATCTGCCTGCAGACAGGCGGGATGTATGCCGCCGAGGTTCTGGAGGAAGGACAAGCCTATTCACTTCTGGCTTTGCCGGTATTTACGCGCGGGCACCGGGAAATCTTTGCCGTGCTTGGCTGCAGAATGCCTGCTGAGCAGTACGAGTCGGGCGGGAAGCATACGGCTGAAGCCATGTCGATGCATTTCCAGACCTGCTTTTATCACCGGTTTGAGCATGTGTTTGTCTCGGATCTTGCGGGAATTCATCTGCATGCCGAGCGTGAGGGCAGCCGCCGTTCGCTGCTTTTTCAGATTGTCCAGCGTATGCATGACAACATTGATGTAGATGCCGTGCTGACGGAGGTCATTGACAGTATCGCTGCGATGTATCCGGGGGCGCGGCTTGATTTGTTCATGTCCCAGGACCACCGCAGCACGCATCCTCAGGTCAAGCCGCTTCCGCTGACATGGGCAGGCAATGATGTCTGTGACCGGGCCTTCAAGGATGGGCGGGTCACGCTTCATGCCGGGCGTGATGAGAACGGGACTGTTGAGGTAGGGCTTCCGCTCGGCGGCAAGCAGGGGGTATACGGTGTGTTTCATATGATTATGGACAAGGCGTCCTTCCATGAGCTGGATCTTAGCTTCCTGACCATGGTCGCGGATACCGCCGGTACCGCCTTTGAGAATGCGAAGCTGTATGAACGCTCCAACCAGCTGATCAGGGAGCTGCGCATGAGCAATGAGCTTACCCAGCGGCTGAATCAGAGCCTCAGGCTCGGCGATATTTTCCAGTTTGCCTTCGAAGAGCTGCTGGCAATGTTCGAGGCGGATTATTGCTGTATCCTCCATAAGAATGAAGAGCGCGGCGGGCTTGAGGTTATCGCCTGCAATTATCTGCCGCTGCTGGGTGAAATATTGGATGGCAGTCAGGGACTCGGCGGTAAGGTCTATGCTACGGGAGAGCCGCTGCTGGTCTCCGATTACAAGTATGCTGCGGGGCAGACCTCGACGCTGATGGATGCTACCGGCTCACAGTCGCTGATCGCTACTCCGCTGAATGTGGGGGGAGAGGTGCGGGGAGCCATTATGCTGGCGCATAAGCAGGCCCACTTCTTCTCCTATGACAGCTACCGGCTGCTGCAGGCGATGGCCGGTCATATCGGGCTGGCTGTCGGAAATGCGAGGCTTCATGCCGAGGTGCACCGCCTGGCGAACCGGGATACGCTGACCGGACTTTTTGCCCGCCACTATCTGGATGAAGAGATTAAGCAGCGGCAGTCGAGTGATTTTTGCGGAACCCTGATTGTGGTGGACATTGACCAGTTCAAGATGGTGAACGATACCTATGGACATCAGAAGGGGGACAAAATCCTGAAGCAGGTCAGCGACATCGTGAAGACCTCGATCCGCCAGGGGGATGTCGCCGCCAGATGGGGCGGAGAAGAGCTTGCAGTCTATCTGCCTCAGCTTGGGGTGCAGCAGGCCGTATTCGTAGGGGAACGTATCCGCAAGCGTGTGATGGGAGAGACAGAGCCGCGTGTGACCGTGTCCTGCGGGGTCGCCGAGTGGAGCTGGACCGATGACCGGGTCAGTGTCGAATCTCTCTTTTACCGGGCGGATATGGCGCTCTACGAGGCCAAGAACAACGGGCGCAACCAGGTAGTGATCGATAACAAAACCGTAGAGAATAATTCGAAGAATCCTTGGGCTTAGGCCTTAAGGATTTTTCTTTTGTGCAAATATAAGAACTTATATGTTCCGGGGTCCCCGCAAAGTACCTGAATAGACATCGAAGTTAAAGCTCCGCTAAATGGCGGTGTTTTGCGTCATCCGGCGTATAAGCCCTGCATTCAGGGAGACCCTAGGTAGAATGCAGGTACACTCTACTTTCTTGCGGAAAGGGCTTGATGGCCATGATGAACTTACGATGCGTCCGCACGGGAATTCTTGCCCTGCTGATGCTCTCCAGCCTTGCATTCAGTGGATGCGCGGGTGTGAAGGACAAACCGGCTGCGGAGGATTTGAATCTGGTAATGGCGGGGATGGATGGCACTGACGGGGTGTCCTTTGAAGGAGCGGCTGCCCTGCTGATCGACGGGAAAACGATCCCGGAATCCTCGCTCTACTATGGTGGAAAGGTAGCGGATCATAACCGGGTCAGCCTCTATTCGCTCCTGCCGGACGGCGGACATCCCGCTTCTGCGGCGGAGTCCGGTCCGCGTTCTCTGGAGCAGGGCTCGGGAGATGCGCCCGTCTACTATACCCGGATGGTGAAGGAGGACGGAAAATGGACGATGAAGCAGGCCTCTCCGGCCTTGGGTGGCAGTAATCCCCTGGAGGCACTGAATCCGCTGCGTCAGCTGGAGGAGCTGGAGCAGATGGGCAAGAAGGTGACGGAGGAAGCGGGCAGCGCCAGAGGGACACGGGTCCTGCGGATTGAATTAACGGCAGAGGAGGCGCGCAGACAGCTCTCGGCAGAGCTTGCGCAGAAGATGCAGGCTATTAAGCCGGCTGCCAGAATAGGCGCTGCTGCGCCTGCTGACACTCAGGCTAAGGCACTTGCGGCAAAGAGCGCACTGTGGGAACAGAAGCAGACAGAGCTGCAGCAGAGGCTGAACCAGGCGGATATCCGCACAGTATATTATCTTAAGGTTGACCCGAAGCGGAATCTGCCCACCCGGCTGACCTCGAACCGCACCCTAACCTACCCCGGCAAGGCCGGTGCGACCACGGAAGAAGCCTACATTACGCAGGTGGATTTCTATGGTTATAAGTGAGCGGCTCCCTTCCCGAAGATGGCTTGCGCTCTATGACAGGCGTGCTACAATATAACGGTATGTTTATTTTCAGCAAGAGGAAGGAAGAGAGAGACAGATGAATGATCCCCGGATTCAAAAGCTTGCGGCGAACCTTGTAGGTTACTCCGTAAACGTACAGCCCGGCGAGAATGTGCTCGTCGAAATGATCGGCAGTGAACGAGATTTGATCAAAGCCGTTGTGGAGGAAGTGGGGAAGGCCGGAGGCCGTGCATTTGTGCAGCTGACCGACCGCACTGTTCTGCGCAGTATGCTCAAATATGCAACACCTGAAGGCATCAAGACCTGGGCGGAGATCGACCTGAACCGGATGAAGCAGATGGACTGCTATATCGGCATCCGTGCCGGTGAGAATGTCAATGATCTGTCCGATGTGCCGGAAGAGAACATGAAGCTCTACAACTCCCTGTATTCCCACCCGGTACATAGCGAGCAGCGCGTCAAGCACACCAAATGGGTGGTGCTGCGTTATCCTAACGCCAGTATGGCTCAGCTCGCCAACACGAGCACTGAGGCCTTCGAGGACTTTTACTTCGAGGTCTGCAATCTGGATTATGCCAAAATGGATAAGGCCCAGGATTCATTGGCTGAGCTTATGCGCAGAACCGACAAGGTGCGTATATCCGGTCCCGGAACAGACCTTACATTCTCCATCAAGGGAATCGGGGCGGAGAAATGCTCCGGCCAGAAAAATATCCCGGACGGAGAAGTGTACAGCGCACCTGTCCGGGATTCCGTGAATGGAACGATCAGCTATAATGCCGCATCGATCTATAACGGGGTGACCTTCGAGAATGTGAAGTTTATGTTCGAGAACGGCCGGATCACAGAGGCTTCCAGCAATGATACCGCGCGGCTGAATGAAATTCTGGATTCCGACGACGGAGCGCGCCATATCGGTGAGTTCGCCATCGGCTTCAACCCTTATATTCTGCATCCGATGAAGGATATTCTGTTCGATGAGAAAATTGCCGGCAGTCTGCACTTCACACCGGGCCAGGCGTATGATGTGACGGACAACGGCAACCGTTCGTCCATTCACTGGGACCTCGTGCTGATTCAGCGTCCTGATTACGGCGGCGGCGAAATTTACTTCGACGA is part of the Paenibacillus sp. FSL M7-0420 genome and harbors:
- a CDS encoding aminopeptidase; amino-acid sequence: MNDPRIQKLAANLVGYSVNVQPGENVLVEMIGSERDLIKAVVEEVGKAGGRAFVQLTDRTVLRSMLKYATPEGIKTWAEIDLNRMKQMDCYIGIRAGENVNDLSDVPEENMKLYNSLYSHPVHSEQRVKHTKWVVLRYPNASMAQLANTSTEAFEDFYFEVCNLDYAKMDKAQDSLAELMRRTDKVRISGPGTDLTFSIKGIGAEKCSGQKNIPDGEVYSAPVRDSVNGTISYNAASIYNGVTFENVKFMFENGRITEASSNDTARLNEILDSDDGARHIGEFAIGFNPYILHPMKDILFDEKIAGSLHFTPGQAYDVTDNGNRSSIHWDLVLIQRPDYGGGEIYFDDVLIRKDGIFVVPELEGLNPENLK
- a CDS encoding sensor domain-containing diguanylate cyclase, with amino-acid sequence MSEQEAYGHKDRDSRMLLQDMRQSGGEDVDPAAWLKETDIVSHDFPYAASLIAESFREWQGQGVPSFAKAWSWCVLNYEGDWIEPGSEFRQGRWRAEWEEAAGICLQTGGMYAAEVLEEGQAYSLLALPVFTRGHREIFAVLGCRMPAEQYESGGKHTAEAMSMHFQTCFYHRFEHVFVSDLAGIHLHAEREGSRRSLLFQIVQRMHDNIDVDAVLTEVIDSIAAMYPGARLDLFMSQDHRSTHPQVKPLPLTWAGNDVCDRAFKDGRVTLHAGRDENGTVEVGLPLGGKQGVYGVFHMIMDKASFHELDLSFLTMVADTAGTAFENAKLYERSNQLIRELRMSNELTQRLNQSLRLGDIFQFAFEELLAMFEADYCCILHKNEERGGLEVIACNYLPLLGEILDGSQGLGGKVYATGEPLLVSDYKYAAGQTSTLMDATGSQSLIATPLNVGGEVRGAIMLAHKQAHFFSYDSYRLLQAMAGHIGLAVGNARLHAEVHRLANRDTLTGLFARHYLDEEIKQRQSSDFCGTLIVVDIDQFKMVNDTYGHQKGDKILKQVSDIVKTSIRQGDVAARWGGEELAVYLPQLGVQQAVFVGERIRKRVMGETEPRVTVSCGVAEWSWTDDRVSVESLFYRADMALYEAKNNGRNQVVIDNKTVENNSKNPWA